From Leptotrichia wadei, one genomic window encodes:
- a CDS encoding Fic family protein, whose product MNKLKIKIFKAFLEQERPLNKGILTKLESNLKTNFIYNSNAIEGSTLTLKETDIILQYGVTVKGKSLKEHEEVKGQEYALNFLKEVIKTNESLSLRLIREFHALVLNDDIENRGKFKKSNNEILGAGFETTPYYLVEEKLTELIEKFNSSENNDLIMKVACFHADFEKIHPFIDGNGRTGRLLLNLELMKNGYPITVIRNEDRDEYYTALETAQVESNYELLAGFIEKSAENTFWMYYKYFDEDTKMKFEEYLKKNGINPKEVYQKRFEGYPEIERDFPRGWDK is encoded by the coding sequence ATGAATAAATTAAAAATAAAAATATTCAAAGCATTCCTAGAACAAGAAAGACCTTTAAACAAAGGAATTTTAACAAAATTAGAAAGTAATCTTAAAACGAATTTTATTTATAATTCAAATGCGATTGAAGGTAGCACTCTTACTTTGAAAGAAACGGATATTATTCTTCAATACGGGGTTACTGTGAAAGGGAAAAGTTTGAAGGAGCATGAGGAAGTCAAGGGGCAGGAATATGCTCTTAATTTTCTGAAGGAAGTTATAAAAACAAATGAATCTTTATCGCTGAGGTTGATAAGAGAATTTCATGCTCTTGTGTTGAATGATGATATTGAAAATAGAGGGAAGTTTAAGAAAAGTAATAATGAAATTTTGGGTGCTGGTTTTGAAACCACACCTTACTATCTTGTTGAAGAGAAGTTGACGGAGTTGATTGAAAAATTCAATAGTAGTGAAAATAATGATTTGATAATGAAAGTTGCTTGTTTTCATGCTGATTTTGAAAAGATTCATCCATTTATTGATGGTAATGGACGGACTGGGAGATTACTTCTGAATTTGGAACTTATGAAAAATGGTTATCCGATTACAGTTATACGAAATGAAGATAGAGATGAATATTATACTGCTTTGGAAACAGCACAAGTTGAATCAAATTACGAGCTGCTTGCTGGTTTTATAGAAAAGAGTGCTGAAAATACTTTTTGGATGTATTATAAATATTTTGATGAAGATACAAAAATGAAGTTTGAAGAATATTTAAAAAAGAATGGAATTAATCCGAAAGAAGTTTATCAAAAGAGATTTGAGGGTTATCCAGAAATAGAGAGGGATTTTCCAAGAGGTTGGGATAAATAG